gtttgaattataaaaattcatgaTTTAAGTGATAACATAAAGTTActaaaagtatataaaataaagtttctATAAGTATATAAAGAAGTTTGACAAATCCTCCAAATAAATGAAGTTATCATCCACTGTAAATCAggatctatttatatatatatattttaatactttttaaaagaaagtgAAAGATTAAGAAAGCaaatatttaatactttttttttaagaaagtgaaaggttgagaaaaaaaaatgtaaaggaagataaaaaaaaaatgctttttttttttaattaagctaTAGGTCTTGGTTCAACCTATCCTCTAGATTTTGTTGGaagttcttattattttatatttaaaatttaataattacgagttaataattttattttgttttattaatttatactttgaaatagttaatttatatttgtaaatttatatttttaaattaatcgaaatatatatttaaaataataaaattttataaattataaataattcgATTTTAGTCTTTTACATTAAAAagagttaatttatatttataaaataaatatatttatttattcaaataaataatataatatttgtattgtaCCATtacttgtaattattttttaattaattttatattttaatatatatattttaaaattgttaatttatatacttaattatatatataacaataatatataattatataaattaataggGGTTAGACTTAagtccaatatttttttttattatttgttaaatctatatgtatttttataaatatataatagattaatattatagttatttttttttaataaatattgtatatttgtATAAGGTTCAATCCTTtcataattatatgaaaatattatatttatctattaacttgattttgatttgttaaattggataaaaaaaGGTTTAACAAGTTATCCTAAATTATAATAAtcgtttaattaatatatatttaatatattaacttaattaaagtagaaaatatcaataaaatatagttttcttttttAGATGTGTTTTGATTAATGGATAAGTTTAAGTAACGTTAGTTAAAGAAAGTGAAAAGTTTGATAGTATACTAGTTTTAACTAAACTGTTCATTcatgaattgtttttttaaacttagttgaaattctatttctttttggaattttttttttctatgtttaaatatttattgaaattaatacctcctttcattttattataattatgtttagaaAAAATACACATTTGTCATTTTCTAGAGGCATGTATAATATTTGCGGTTATTCTACCTTTCACTTTCTTATAATTCTATTCGGATCAAATGCATCATTTGTCATTTCTTGATGCATGTCTAGTAAATGCAATTATTCTAAAATGTCACAAGAGAGATTTCGTCGGTAGATTTTTCTCCAGTTTAATGTGTTATTATTGAATGCATCATGATATAACGATAAAGATCTGGGCTATATTTGATGGTTCATGTCTAAAAACTTTTGAAGGGCATAAATCAAGTGTTTATTGGGCATCCTTATAAATCGAGGGATTCAATTTGTATCTTATGGTAATTTGACATGTTATACCTACCAGGTTAATCTGTCTTTTTGGCTTCTTTCCAGACATGTCTTTATAAAATGTTGTGTGGCGACgataatgatttattaaatcatttggcaataaaaactaataatgcATTGCAACTTTACATCGACACAAAGTAAATGCTATAATTTGCTAGGTTTTTTACATTACTTATTGTATATCCCAATGGACTTATTTTACTCATTGAAGAAAACTATAACAAATCATTATTTACCTACTCTAGTACTACTGGATATGTTtgtttttgttcattttatGTATATAGATAATCTAATATTGTAAACACGAAAAAACCTTTTTGTTTAAAATCTTTGCAGAAAAGCTCGAggtttaaaaatttcaattgtTTGCATTttaggaattttcttttaaaataaataattatttttaaagatttttaattatcttgaaagtttttttaaattattaaaaaataattaattttgggtttAGTGGAGAAGTGAGACATTATTTTGAAAAGCCTAACATATCCTTAATTTTTGTTGATGGAAAACAAACTAGTTTTAAGAAAGTCCTTCACCGActaataatagattaattaactcattaagttagttaatgtgaaataattttttaaagatatcaAAATATTTCGGATTAAATCCCATTCATAAAAAGTGTTTTCCTATGTTATCAAAATGTTTGAGATTAGATAACACTAAAACtcataagttaaaaaaataaaactattttcttttataacaaacatattttaaacaaatcccTAAACCAACTGTTAATTCCAAATTCAAAACAAGACATAAggataaaatttgaattgataattaGGGTGGTTTTGAGCTAATTAAACTTGGGAAATTTGGATTAATTGGGTTTTGATAAATTGAGATTGGAATGTCTAATATTGAGTAGCTTAAAAAAATGGAAGGTCTACATTGGGTAGCCTTAAAGAAATGGAAGACTAAATTGGGCTTGTTGAAAATGAAATGGTTCATCTGGTGTgagtttatatgaaaataaattttagggACAAAATGACAACATTTGAAAATCATAATTTCATAAACTTGTTTTTGTCAAGGTAAaactttattttgtatattattaaattatatattatttaattaattataatagttgatagttattttttatttaaagttaataataaaattttgtattaaggGAGAGAtgtaattatttcaataataaaactctttcaattcaattatttttttttaaaatttaacatcaaCCAACCATATTTCCTTCTTAATGTTCCATACATAGATAATTAAAGTACTAAATTTACTATTAAATAGATCTCTCATGTGCCAACTTAACCAGCCTAAGTTGACACTAGTAAAAGGATGGTGATGGCGGCATCACGTGGTGAGCTTTGGATTACTTATAGAGGGTCTCTAACTAACCCACGATTTCCCCTCATCTACGGTGATGGATGGTGCGGAGCTGGACTAGGCTTATGTATGGGCGTCGATGGATGTGCGGAGCTGTGCAGGCTTCTGTACGGGCGACGGTTTCACCAAATGATTTGTACGACGATGTGGATGGCGGTGAATGTGGCGTCTTAGAGATTTATGGGAAGGTGGTTTCACATCAACTGGTGGTGATGGAATAGGCTTATCTGTGGGTGGCGGTGGAGGCGATGAATGTGGTGTCTTAGGAGATTTATGGGAAGGTGGTTTCTCATCCACTGGTGGTGATGGCATAGTCTTATCTGTGGGTGGCGGTGGAGGCGATGGATGTGGTGTCTTAGGAGATTTATGGGAAGGTGGTTTCACATCAACTGGTGGTGATGGCATAGGCTTCTCTGTGGGTGGCGGAGGAGGCGATTGATGTGGTATCTTAGGCGATTTATAGGGAGGTGGTTTTGCATCAACTGGTGGTTTCCCTTCTTTTGGCGGTGATGGCATAGGTTTCTCAGTGGGTGGTGGTGGAGGCGATGGATGTGGTGTCTTAGGCGATTTATGGGAAGGTGGTTTCACATCAACTGGCGGTTTTCCCTCAACTGGCGGTAATGAATGGTGGGGAGCTGGCATAGGCTTTTGTACGGGCCTACTGCAGACATGGTAGAGAGAGTAATTACCCCAGCGACAGGATTAGTAAGGGATTAAAAACAGACTTCATTGTATACTACTATCAATTTACTACCTTGTACTTGAGAACACTTTCTTATATAGAGAAAATAGAGATCCTATTTACAACATACAGACTTATATGTAagattttaagaattatttgaattatgaaatcCATGTTTTAAGTGATGGCATAAAGTTTCTAAAAGTATATAAAGAAGAAGTTGACAAATCACCTAGTAATAAGTCCAAATAAATGAAGTTATCACTTATCACCTACCCCGTTAATCAGgctctatttatatatagtttaatacTTTTAAAGAAAGTGAAAGATTGAGAAAGCAAaaaatttaatactttttttttatagaaatttaaaGGTTGAggaaaataaagagaaagaaagataaaaaaatattttcttaaaattagcTATAGGTCCGCTAGTGGCTCACTATCCCTTGGATTTGGTTTGGaagttcttattattttatatttaaaattaagtaattatgagttaatatttttttaatttataatttataaaattatacattgaaaagagttaatttatatttgtttattaatcgagattatatatttaaaataataagattttataaatttaaataatttcgaattttagtattttatattaaaaatagttaatttatatttataaaataaataatatatttatttattcaaataaataaatattatatttttatagtaCCATtacttgttattatttttaattaattttatattttaatatgtatattttaaaattgttaatgtatatacttaattatatatgtaataataatatataattatataaattaaaagggGTTAGACCTaagtctaatatttttttttttattatttgttaaatctagatgtatttttgtatataatagattaatattatagttattttttaaataaatattatatattttgtataaggTTCAATCCTAtcataattatatgaaaaatattatatttatctattaacttgtttttatttgttaaattggATAAACAAAAAGCTTTAACAagttattctaaattataaaaattgtgtaATTAAGACTCTACCACCAATTGGTCGGTCGGCAATGAGACAAGATTCAGTCAGTTTAATCGGTTGTTTGTCCGTCATAGgaccatatatatttaatatattaacttaattaaagtAGAAAATATCAATAAACAATGTTTTCTTTCTTAATGTGTTTTATTATATGGATAAGTTTTAAGTAATGTAGGttaaaagaaagtgaaaaagttTGATAGTATACAGTTTTAACTAGACTGTTCATtcctgaatttattttttaaactaagttGAATTCTATTTCTTTTTGCAAATCTTTTTTCtatgtttcaatttttattgaaattaatacctccattcattttcttataattatgtTCAGAAAAAATGTACCATTGTCATTTTTTAGAGGCATGCATGATATTTGCGGTTATTCTATCTTTCACTTTCTTACAATTCTATTCGGACCAAATGCATCCTTTGTCATTTCTAGATGAATGTATGGTACTTGCAGTTATTCTAAATGTCACAAGAGAGATTTTGGTCGATATATTTTTCTCCAATTTAATGTGTTATTACTTCATGCATCATGATACAACGATAAAGATCTGGGCTATATTGATGGTTCATGTCTAAAAACTTTTGAAGGGCATAAATCAAGTGTTTATTGGGCATCCTTATCAATGAGGGACTCAATTGTATCTTATGGTAATTTGACATTTATATCTATCAGGTTTAATTCGTCTTTTTTAGTTTCTTTCTCGACATGTCTTTATAAAATGCTGTGTGGCGACgataatgatttattaaatctttttgcaataaaaactaataatgcATTGCAACTTTATATCGACACAAAGACAATGTTGTTAATTTGCTAAGTTTCTTTACATTACTTATTGTATATCTCATTATATGATAGACTTATTTTACTCATTGAAGAAAACTATAACAAATCATTATTTACATGCTCTAGTACTATGgatgtgtttgattttgttcACATTGCTCTAGTAGCTTAAAAAAATAGAAGGTCTACATTGGGTAGCCTTAAAAAATGGAAGGACTAAATTGGGCTGGCTGAAAATGAATGGTTCATCTGGTGTgagtttatatgaaaataaattttagggAATAAAGAATTTGACTTCAATAAAAGGGACAAAATGACAACATTCTaatgaaaaacataatttgataaACTTGTTTTTTGTTAAGGTAAAACTTATTTggtatattattaaattgttaattaattaattaattttaatagttgatagttatttttttatttaaagttaataataaattttgtattaagggagagattaattatttcaataataaaacactttcaattctgttatttttctaaaatttaacaGCAACCAACCATATTTCCTTCTTAATGTCCATACATAGATAATTAAAAGTACTAAATTTACTATTAAATAGATCTCTCATGTGCCAACTTAACCGGCCTAAGTTGACTCTTAGTAAACGGATGGTGATGGCGGCATCACGTGGTGATGCTTTGAATTACTTTTAGGAGGGTCTCTAACATTAACCACGATTTCCCCTCATCTAGCGGTGATGGATGGTGCGGAGCTGGACTAGGCTTATGTATGGGCAAGTGATGGATGGTGCGGAGCTTGTGCAGCCTTCTGTACGGGCGACGATTTCACCAAATGATTTGACGACGATGTGGGTGGCGGTGGAAGTGGCGTCTTAGGAGATTTATGGGAAGGTGGTTTCACATCAACTGGAGGTGATGAAATAGGCTTATCTGTGGGTGGCGGTGGAGGCGATGAATGTGGTGTCTTAGGAGATTTATGGGAAGGTGGTTTCTCATCAACTGGTGGTGATGGCATAGTCTTATCTGTGGGTGGCGGTGGAGGCAATGGATGTGGTGTCTTAGGAGATTTATGGGAAGGTGGTTTCACATCAACTGGTGGTGATGGCATAGGCTTCTTGTGGGTGGCGGAGTAGGCGATTGATGTGGTATCTTAGGCGATTTATAGGGAGGTGGTTTTGCATCAACCGGTGGTTTCCCTTCTTTTGGCGGTGATGGCATAGGTTTCTCAGTGGTTGGTGGTGGAGGCGATGGATGTGGTGTCTTAGGCGATTTATGGGAAGGTGGTTTCACATCAACGGGTGGTTTCTCCTCAACTGGCGGTGATGAATGGTGCGGAGCTGGCATAGGCTTTTGTACGGGCCTACCGCCGACATTGGTGGAGAGAGTAATTACGACCAGCGACAGGATCAGTAAGGGATTATAAACAGATTTCATAGTATACTACTATCAATTTACTACCTTGTACTTATACTTGAGAACACTCtcttatatatagaaaaatagaGATCCTGTTTAACAACCATACAAGACTTATAGGTAAGATTGtaagaatttatttgaattatgaaaatcCATGGTTTAAGAGATAACATAAAGTTActaaaagtatataaaataaagtttctaaaagtatatataaagaAGTTTGACAAATCCCCTAATAATAAGGTCCAAATAAATGAAgttatcatccacataaatcaggatctgtttatatatattttttatactttttaaaagaaagtgAAAGATTAAGAAagcaaatatttaatattttttttttaaaaaaaagtgaaaggttgagaaaaaaaatgataaagaagataaaaaaatgattttttttttaattaaagatataGGTTCATTAGTGGCTCAACCTATCCTCTGGATTTGGTTGGaagttcttattattttatatttaaagttgttttgagaaTCAATGAATCTTTCTTGAAACAGAACCAAATCAGGACATCATCAACTGCAAACATTATCATCGACAAGATGAACAACtaagatgaataataataaaacttaatgaTTCAGGGTTTGAAAATGAAcataatgaaaataagaacataaatgaATTCAATCACCTGATATTAGAACATGTTTTCGTCGTGATCGGTGTAATATGTTTGTTTAGGGTTCCGCCGTCGTGTCGTCtcgagaagagagagaagagagagaaaaaagaagtaaaaaatAACGAAATGAAAAAATGTAAGTATTTGCGATGAAGGTATTTTCgttcaaaaaaataaagtggtcaccaaagcaataaaaattaagtggtgaccacggatgcaaataagtaattctttagggtcatttcgtcaataAAATCTGtataatgagtttttttttttttttttttctatatttcaaatatttattaaaattaataatttctttatttttttacaattggTAATAAGTTTTTTAACAGAAAaagtacttttttttattgaattaaaaaaaaaaatgtgataatatataagattatttttactACATGgcaaataaaacattaattattattattataattttttttattttttatttttttttatagagaaatgACTGGGTCGGGAAAAAACTCCGTTTTGACGCCGGTGGAAGACGCCGCCGGACCTTCCGGGAAGCGGCGGTTTCCTCTTGCCAGGATTTTTTGAGGAGAACCTCTTCTATCTCTCCTTACTCCAAACCTTCTTCAGTATTGAGCTCCGGTAGCTCCTAATCCCGGCAAGAACATCCTGAAGCACATAACCCTACGCGATCTCAAGTCCAGCACTAGGTACACTGTTCAATCCTTTCTGTTGTTTAATCAGTTCAAATGTGATTATACTGTGATGGGAGGATCAAATTCCCTATATTTCTCTACAATGTCGATTTTTTTTAGTCATTTTAGTCGGTTTCCAAATGTATAAATTGGTCTGATGAAATGTATGTTCTGTTTGATATAGCTCTTATGATGTGTTTTATGTAATTGCATCTACTTTTGGTTTGTTTGATATAAGCATAGTGTTTGAGATCTAGAAAGTGACATTCTAAGACTAATTCCTTGTTAGGATAGGTATAAGGTCTTGCAGGTTTTAGGGCTTATTTGATCTAAGATTTGATTAGGACATAGGAGCTACCTTAGCCTATTTGGTCCTAGTTTGAGATAAACATATGGGttggttttcttcttcttttttattgaaGAATGAACAGACCCTTAAGCTCCATTTCTGGAAAAACAGACAGGTTTTGAAAAAGTCCTAAAATGTTGAATGAAGGGCATGACTATAGAGCTCGTGTTAAACAAAGCCTTAAACCAACTGTTGAATCCAAACTCAAAACAAGAGATTTAAGAATAGGAAACTATATTTTGTGGGGATAAAGGATAAAATTCGAATTGATCATTAGGGTTCGTTGTAAGCTTAAGGATTAGCTTGATTTGTAAATTGACATTTGGGTTTTGTTAAATTGAAGGTTGAAATtggattaataattaatcatgtGAACCTTGAGTTTGAATTGAGCATGATTGAAGTCGAGATTgatgaaattgaattaattaattcttctGAATCAACTGCGAAATATGGCATGCAAGTTTTTGAGAATGAACAATTGGATGTTAGAATATTGAGGCATttgattaagtttatttaatttattttgtagttAAAGTA
This is a stretch of genomic DNA from Impatiens glandulifera chromosome 4, dImpGla2.1, whole genome shotgun sequence. It encodes these proteins:
- the LOC124934566 gene encoding early nodulin-75-like codes for the protein MPAPHHSLPPVEGKPPVDVKPPSHKSPKTPHPSPPPPPTEKPMPSPPKEGKPPVDAKPPPYKSPKIPHQSPPPPPTEKPMPSPPVDVKPPSHKSPKTPHPSPPPPPTDKTMPSPPVDEKPPSHKSPKTPHSSPPPPPTDKPIPSPPVDVKPPSHKSLRRHIHRHPHRRTNHLVKPSPVQKPAQLRTSIDAHT
- the LOC124934567 gene encoding extensin-1-like, yielding MKSVYNPLLILSLVVITLSTNVGGRPVQKPMPAPHHSSPPVEEKPPVDVKPPSHKSPKTPHPSPPPPTTEKPMPSPPKEGKPPVDAKPPPYKSPKIPHQSPTPPPTRSLCHHHQLM